Proteins encoded within one genomic window of Brassica rapa cultivar Chiifu-401-42 chromosome A09, CAAS_Brap_v3.01, whole genome shotgun sequence:
- the LOC117128527 gene encoding uncharacterized protein LOC117128527, whose protein sequence is MSKIANRDYAPLNLSGDNYLQWALDTRISLKSKGLGDTIIEDNNENEKNRYRALGLMRHHLIDGLKDQYMTIENPLDLWMALKNRYDHHRMVLLPKARHDWMHLRFLDYKSVDDYNSALFKIVSILKLCGEEVTDSMMLEKTYTTFNHSNSVLQEQYRTKGFATYTDLISCLLLAEANNELLLKSNGVRPAGTAPPPEAHEVEKKDPNETYFVQDNKKPYGNSRGGFKRRGRDNSNGRDGYSTGRKGNHNNRGRGSNYGRGRGSYGRGRGGISKPSYTSNKSLCHRCGSDNHWAKNCRTPKHLCDLYQESIKNKNPEANMIQENTHEDKGYGYDADNESDKDKQDDLMDYETSDCLKD, encoded by the coding sequence ATGTCGAAAATAGCAAACAGAGACTATGCACCCCTCAATCTCTCCGGAGACAATTACTTACAGTGGGCACTAGACACAAGGATTAGTCTAAAGTCCAAAGGACTCGGTGATACTATCATCGAAGACAACAATGAGAATGAGAAGAACCGATACAGAGCCTTAGGCCTTATGCGGCATCATCTCATTGATGGTCTTAAAGATCAGTACATGACAATCGAGAATCCACTAGATCTTTGGATGGCTTTAAAGAATAGATATGATCACCACAGGATGGTGTTGCTTCCTAAAGCAAGGCATGATTGGATGCATCTAAGATTCTTAGACTATAAGTCGGTGGATGATTACAATTCAGCTCTATTCAAGATTGTCTCAATACTAAAGTTGTGTGGTGAAGAGGTAACCGATAGCATGATGCTTGAAAAGACTTATACTACCTTTAATCACTCGAATTCTGTGTTGCAAGAGCAATACAGGACGAAGGGTTTTGCCACATACACTGATCTGATCTCATGTCTACTCCTGGCCGAGGCAAACAATGAACTCCTACTAAAGAGTAACGGAGTTAGACCGGCCGGGACAGCACCACCACCCGAAGCCCATGAGGTTGAGAAGAAGGATCCCAATGAGACATACTTTGTCCAAGACAACAAGAAACCATACGGCAATAGCCGTGGTGGATTCAAGAGGCGTGGACGTGATAACTCAAACGGCCGAGATGGCTACTCAACTGGCCGGAAAGGAAACCACAATAACCGTGGTCGTGGTTCCAATTACGGCCGGGGTCGAGGCAGCTACGGCCGCGGACGAGGTGGCATATCCAAACCATCTTACACGTCCAACAAGTCTCTATGCCATAGATGCGGCAGTGACAATCATTGGGCAAAGAATTGTAGAACTCCGAAACACTTGTGCGACCTCTACCAAGAGAGCATCAAGAACAAGAACCCGGAGGCAAACATGATCCAAGAAAACACCCATGAGGACAAGGGATATGGGTATGATGCTGACAATGAATCCGACAAGGACAAACAAGATGACCTAATGGATTATGAGACATCCGATTGTCTCAAGGACTAG